A single region of the Mycobacterium lentiflavum genome encodes:
- a CDS encoding alpha/beta fold hydrolase, with protein MTLTHFNGNDGVRLAADCYRHPDSPAVVLLLHGGGQNRQAWAATAHQLHEAGYTVIAYDARGHGDSAWDPTGHYDLDVLASDLLAVRAQASSDRPVAVVGASLGGMTVLGAHRLAAADLWAAVILVDITPRIEFDGARRVVSFMAAHPDGFGSLDEAAESIAEYNPHRARPRSLNGLRKVLRQREDNRWIWRWDPAFVTSNFHFLRGDPAAGAEEFNAITDLLVDGARRVRAPTLLVRGVLSDVTSQQSVDEFLQVVPHAQTVDVSGTAHMVAGDDNDAFTAAVADFLDRTIAAKS; from the coding sequence ATGACGCTCACGCACTTCAACGGCAACGACGGTGTTAGGCTTGCCGCGGATTGTTACCGGCATCCCGATTCCCCCGCTGTCGTCCTCCTGCTACACGGCGGAGGTCAAAACCGCCAGGCGTGGGCGGCCACCGCGCACCAGTTACACGAAGCTGGCTACACCGTCATCGCCTATGACGCCCGTGGTCACGGAGACAGCGCCTGGGATCCCACCGGACACTACGATCTCGACGTGCTGGCGTCGGATCTTCTGGCCGTACGTGCGCAAGCGTCAAGCGACCGCCCCGTAGCGGTGGTGGGTGCGTCTCTGGGCGGCATGACCGTTCTCGGGGCGCACCGACTCGCAGCCGCAGACCTGTGGGCCGCAGTAATCCTGGTCGACATCACCCCGCGCATCGAGTTCGACGGAGCACGCCGTGTCGTATCGTTCATGGCCGCCCACCCTGATGGATTCGGCAGCCTCGACGAGGCGGCCGAATCCATCGCCGAATACAACCCACACCGCGCACGGCCGCGCAGTCTGAACGGACTCCGCAAAGTGTTACGGCAGCGCGAGGACAATCGGTGGATCTGGCGATGGGACCCGGCTTTCGTGACCTCCAACTTCCACTTCTTGCGCGGCGATCCCGCGGCCGGTGCCGAGGAGTTCAACGCCATCACCGACCTGCTGGTCGACGGAGCCCGCCGCGTACGGGCGCCGACGCTGCTGGTGCGCGGTGTGCTCTCCGACGTCACATCGCAGCAATCGGTCGATGAATTCCTGCAGGTCGTACCGCATGCCCAGACAGTGGACGTCTCGGGCACAGCCCACATGGTCGCCGGCGACGACAACGACGCCTTCACCGCGGCAGTCGCGGACTTTCTGGACCGCACCATTGCGGCAAAGTCGTGA
- a CDS encoding TetR/AcrR family transcriptional regulator, translated as MSAEQRHRRRRERLINAAVELIGTRGVTAATVTAVCATSGVTSRYFYQHFTDRDELLRAVYQQLYATFQEVIVQAIPDAGATPEVLAHAPIRALITMIESDRRLGRLLFVESATEPLLRELRSQLMAGFADLVLREARVRLDIPDSAVSVAHLASTLGVGGLFEVLRRWLDDELDFRTDELVAHCAGFLGSLGAYVLSLNTSETTPAATHRRAGGAAAGDSQ; from the coding sequence ATGTCGGCCGAGCAGCGTCATCGCCGCCGCCGCGAGCGCTTGATCAATGCTGCCGTGGAGTTGATCGGCACCCGGGGCGTGACGGCGGCCACGGTGACGGCGGTGTGTGCAACCTCGGGGGTAACCTCGCGGTACTTCTATCAACACTTCACCGATCGGGACGAGCTGTTGCGGGCGGTCTACCAGCAGCTCTACGCCACCTTCCAGGAGGTAATAGTCCAAGCGATCCCCGACGCGGGAGCGACCCCCGAGGTGTTGGCACACGCTCCGATTCGCGCGCTGATCACGATGATCGAAAGCGACCGGCGGCTGGGCCGGCTTTTGTTTGTCGAATCGGCAACCGAACCGCTGCTACGTGAATTGCGCAGCCAACTCATGGCTGGATTCGCCGACCTCGTGCTGCGCGAGGCTAGAGTGCGCCTCGATATTCCAGACTCCGCAGTAAGCGTCGCCCATCTGGCGTCGACCCTGGGGGTGGGCGGGCTGTTCGAGGTGCTGCGCCGCTGGCTCGACGACGAACTCGACTTCCGCACCGACGAACTCGTGGCCCACTGCGCAGGCTTCCTCGGAAGCCTCGGCGCCTACGTGCTGTCACTCAATACCAGTGAGACCACGCCGGCAGCCACTCACCGTCGCGCCGGCGGCGCAGCGGCAGGCGACTCGCAGTAG
- a CDS encoding metal-dependent hydrolase — MSNESSISSRTRVLPKARRVRFALPSGTTRQHFVGGELVMSHFISTLSATFPEGEDFFIRSVRQYRDQISDPDLQEAVTGFIAQEATHRYQHRLLNERLQAMGYPTDRIDRHIKKLVARLEQRFSPVLRLAVTAALEHYTATLAEIILTSDEAQKLIGDTEVRPILLWHAFEESEHKAVAFDVLRTIGATERTRVWGMRVASLILFTELIAQTLRSMATDRAAYHPRRMRASLRAFRRSPMFSPEAVQRFRSYTCPGFHPDDWDSADVLRRWAAELFDADGAQRIGQPADAPRA; from the coding sequence ATGAGCAACGAGTCGTCGATATCGTCGAGAACACGGGTGCTGCCCAAGGCCCGCCGGGTCCGTTTCGCATTGCCTTCGGGCACCACTCGCCAGCATTTCGTGGGCGGCGAGCTGGTGATGAGTCACTTTATTTCGACCTTGTCGGCAACGTTTCCCGAAGGCGAAGACTTTTTTATTCGGTCAGTGCGCCAGTACCGTGACCAGATCAGCGACCCTGACCTTCAGGAGGCGGTCACGGGATTCATCGCGCAGGAGGCCACCCACCGTTATCAGCATCGGCTGCTCAACGAGCGGTTGCAGGCGATGGGTTATCCGACCGACCGGATCGATCGGCACATCAAAAAATTGGTTGCCCGGTTGGAGCAGCGCTTCTCCCCGGTCCTGCGCCTGGCTGTCACCGCCGCTCTCGAGCACTACACGGCGACACTGGCCGAGATCATCTTGACCAGTGATGAAGCCCAGAAACTGATCGGCGACACCGAGGTCCGGCCGATCCTGCTGTGGCATGCGTTCGAGGAGTCCGAGCACAAGGCCGTTGCTTTTGATGTCTTACGGACGATCGGGGCCACCGAACGCACCCGCGTCTGGGGAATGCGCGTCGCTTCGCTGATCTTGTTCACCGAGTTGATCGCCCAAACGCTCCGGTCTATGGCGACTGACCGTGCTGCATATCATCCGAGACGAATGAGGGCCAGCCTGAGGGCATTTCGTCGTTCCCCCATGTTCAGTCCCGAGGCGGTGCAACGCTTCCGTTCTTACACTTGCCCCGGGTTTCACCCTGACGACTGGGACAGCGCCGACGTCCTGCGCCGCTGGGCAGCCGAGTTGTTCGACGCCGACGGCGCCCAGCGGATCGGGCAGCCGGCCGACGCGCCAAGGGCCTAG
- a CDS encoding transglutaminase-like domain-containing protein: MTDTSTGQHPSFLATTEFLDWRHDNVQRFTRAAIGDSHDPVTRAQRIFTAVRDTIWYDPYSVDDDPGHYRASYVATATRAYCVPKAVLLTAAARAAGIPARLGFADVRNHLQTDTLRARMGGTDLFVYHGYSELFVNNRWVKATPAFNAELCARFGVPPIDFDGEHDALLHAFDSEGHHHMEYLHDRGWYHDLPFTEIINELRQRYGPLMHTHPTEHDTFAR; this comes from the coding sequence GTGACCGACACATCCACCGGGCAGCACCCGAGTTTTCTGGCAACGACGGAGTTCCTGGACTGGCGCCACGACAATGTTCAGCGCTTCACCCGGGCGGCGATCGGCGACAGCCACGATCCGGTGACACGAGCCCAACGCATCTTCACCGCTGTCCGCGACACGATTTGGTACGACCCCTACAGCGTCGATGACGATCCCGGTCACTACCGAGCCAGCTACGTCGCCACCGCTACCCGCGCCTACTGCGTCCCCAAGGCGGTCCTGCTCACCGCGGCGGCCCGCGCCGCGGGTATACCAGCCCGACTGGGTTTCGCCGATGTGCGCAACCACCTACAAACCGACACGCTGCGGGCCCGCATGGGCGGTACCGACCTGTTCGTCTACCACGGCTACAGCGAACTTTTCGTCAACAACCGCTGGGTCAAGGCGACACCGGCGTTCAACGCCGAACTATGCGCCCGATTCGGTGTGCCCCCAATCGACTTCGACGGCGAACACGACGCACTCCTGCACGCCTTCGACAGCGAAGGCCACCACCACATGGAATACCTTCACGACCGCGGCTGGTACCACGACCTGCCCTTCACCGAAATCATCAACGAACTCCGACAGCGCTACGGCCCGCTCATGCACACCCACCCCACCGAGCACGACACCTTCGCCCGATAA
- a CDS encoding BtrH N-terminal domain-containing protein has protein sequence MGGHCGSSALRDLTEWAELGWGSEPPTEGLVFALGGAVDFSYIRCARLRPQIYLVGRGGGLEEDYLTRIGAGLRVASTDDADVGWAWVTGEIDAGRPVMVWADIAELPYLRVRLSMSRHDVVIVGYDDDHQLAYVVDNDRDTIQSVPYENLRRARCSTGFPVPTRHTTYLIDWPRHVPELAVISGPALAASAASMRGEADGPPLLNFNDADLAGVGLPGVRVFADDVRCWPDYFDDDALAEALFGLGAFIEKAGTGGGLFRRLQAHGCQHIAELLDNDAVAIAAAAARGAADLWTAVAEKAMDNSLSVRDRCAAAAHLAAGLPEAERCLAEALDHAARSLTGHIAIEARTKGAQ, from the coding sequence ATGGGTGGGCACTGCGGGTCGTCGGCGCTGCGGGACCTCACCGAATGGGCCGAACTCGGCTGGGGATCTGAGCCGCCAACCGAGGGGCTGGTGTTCGCTCTCGGTGGTGCCGTGGACTTCAGCTACATCCGCTGCGCCCGGTTGCGGCCGCAGATCTATCTGGTGGGGCGTGGAGGCGGGCTGGAAGAGGACTACCTGACCCGTATCGGCGCCGGGCTGCGGGTGGCCTCGACTGATGACGCCGACGTCGGCTGGGCATGGGTGACCGGCGAGATCGACGCCGGCCGGCCGGTGATGGTGTGGGCCGACATCGCCGAGCTGCCCTATCTTCGGGTGCGGTTGAGCATGAGCCGCCACGATGTCGTGATCGTCGGCTACGACGACGATCATCAACTGGCCTATGTTGTCGACAACGACCGGGACACCATCCAAAGCGTTCCGTATGAGAACCTGCGACGCGCCCGGTGCTCGACCGGGTTCCCGGTGCCGACCCGTCACACCACCTATCTGATCGACTGGCCACGCCACGTTCCCGAACTGGCCGTGATCAGCGGGCCCGCGCTGGCAGCCAGCGCGGCGTCGATGCGCGGCGAGGCCGACGGGCCGCCGCTTCTAAATTTCAACGACGCCGACCTGGCAGGGGTCGGGTTACCTGGTGTGCGGGTTTTCGCCGACGACGTGCGCTGCTGGCCTGACTATTTCGACGACGATGCGCTCGCAGAAGCACTGTTCGGGCTTGGCGCGTTCATCGAAAAGGCCGGTACCGGTGGCGGACTGTTCCGCCGCCTGCAAGCTCACGGCTGCCAGCACATCGCCGAGTTGCTGGACAACGACGCGGTCGCCATCGCGGCAGCAGCGGCCCGTGGAGCAGCCGACCTGTGGACCGCTGTCGCCGAGAAAGCCATGGACAACAGCCTTTCGGTGCGGGACCGCTGTGCTGCGGCGGCCCATCTGGCCGCCGGACTGCCCGAAGCCGAGCGGTGTCTTGCCGAGGCCTTGGACCACGCGGCGCGATCGCTGACAGGCCATATCGCGATCGAGGCGAGGACAAAAGGCGCTCAGTGA
- a CDS encoding NDMA-dependent alcohol dehydrogenase — MKTRAAILWDLGQKWEVEEVELDPPGPDEVLVRLTATGLCHSDEHLVTGDLPIPLPVVGGHEGAGTVAAVGPGVDDVAEGDSVVLTFLPACGRCSYCARGMGNLCEMGAAIMMGPQIDGTYRFHARGQDIGQMCLLGTFSEYTVVPQASLVKIDAATPLDKAALIGCGVTTGYGSAVRTGEVRAGDTVVVVGAGGIGMNAIQGARIAGALTIVAVDPVAFKREQAARFGATHTAATIDQAWALVSDLTRGKLADVCVLTTDVAEASYIGEALSLVGKRGRVVVTAIGHPDDASMSGSLLELTLYEKQIRGALYGSSNAVHDIPRLVELYNAGQLKLDELITREYTLEQINEGYDDMRSGRNIRGLIRF, encoded by the coding sequence GTGAAGACACGCGCAGCGATTCTGTGGGATCTGGGCCAGAAATGGGAGGTCGAGGAGGTTGAGCTCGATCCCCCCGGTCCCGACGAGGTGCTGGTCCGGTTGACCGCGACCGGGTTGTGTCACTCCGATGAACACCTGGTCACCGGCGACCTGCCCATCCCGCTGCCGGTGGTGGGCGGACACGAAGGTGCCGGCACTGTGGCCGCGGTCGGGCCCGGCGTCGACGACGTCGCAGAGGGCGATTCGGTCGTTTTGACGTTCCTGCCCGCGTGCGGACGCTGCTCGTATTGTGCGCGCGGCATGGGCAACCTGTGCGAGATGGGTGCGGCGATCATGATGGGACCCCAGATCGACGGCACCTACCGCTTCCACGCCCGCGGCCAGGACATCGGTCAGATGTGTTTGTTGGGAACGTTTTCCGAGTACACCGTGGTGCCGCAAGCCTCACTGGTCAAAATCGACGCCGCAACCCCGCTGGACAAAGCAGCCTTGATCGGGTGCGGTGTCACCACCGGGTACGGGTCGGCGGTGCGCACCGGGGAGGTGCGCGCCGGGGACACCGTGGTCGTGGTGGGGGCGGGCGGTATCGGCATGAACGCCATCCAGGGCGCCCGCATCGCCGGAGCGTTGACGATCGTCGCGGTCGACCCGGTCGCGTTCAAACGCGAGCAGGCCGCCCGCTTCGGCGCGACGCACACTGCTGCCACGATCGATCAGGCGTGGGCATTGGTCAGCGATCTGACCCGAGGCAAACTCGCCGACGTGTGCGTGTTGACCACCGACGTGGCCGAGGCGTCCTACATCGGTGAGGCGCTGTCATTGGTGGGAAAGCGGGGCCGGGTGGTGGTGACCGCGATCGGGCACCCCGACGACGCCTCGATGTCGGGATCGCTGCTGGAATTGACGTTGTACGAGAAGCAGATCCGCGGCGCGCTGTACGGGTCGTCCAACGCCGTCCACGACATCCCGCGGCTGGTCGAACTCTACAACGCCGGGCAACTCAAACTCGACGAGCTGATCACCCGGGAATACACCCTCGAGCAGATCAACGAGGGATACGACGACATGAGATCAGGCCGCAACATCCGCGGACTCATCCGATTCTGA
- a CDS encoding long-chain fatty acid--CoA ligase: MQDVQLGVAGIVGHAATVHGEREVFSARGPGDISRVTYRELAVRAARLANALRQVGVRGDERVATLQWSNQEHLDSYAAVPSMGAVLHTLNLRLPPQQLAWIANDADDRVVIVDDTVLGVLAAALPTMASVHTVLVTGEGDLALLDGCGKTVLRYEELVAGQPETFDWPDLDERAAAAMCYTSGTTGHPKGVVYSHRSTWLHSQAACTANALGIGHDDTVLAIVPMFHANAWGLPYAAMMAGAQLVLPDRFLQAAPLVEMIEATRTTMSGAVPTIWTDILHYLGDNPGHDLSSLKLVACGGSAVPRSLMSAFDELGIRIVQAWGMTETSPLASVALPRHTDPADTAQRLRATQGRVVAGVQSRIVDDTGVEQPWDGESVGEIQVRGPWITERYYGQDTAAVTADGWLPTGDVGTISEDAFITLTDRAKDVIKSGGEWISSVELENELAAHPGVRTAAVISVPDPKWQERPLAVIVPHAGHTVTAAQLADFLRDRVAKWWLPERWTFVAEVPLTSTGKFDKKTLRRQHADGALVIETLG, encoded by the coding sequence ATGCAGGACGTTCAGTTGGGTGTCGCCGGGATCGTCGGGCATGCGGCGACGGTGCATGGCGAGCGGGAGGTGTTCAGCGCGCGCGGTCCCGGCGACATTTCTCGGGTGACTTACCGGGAGTTGGCGGTTCGGGCGGCCCGGCTGGCCAACGCGTTGCGTCAGGTCGGTGTGCGCGGTGATGAGCGGGTCGCGACGTTGCAGTGGAGCAATCAAGAGCACCTGGACAGTTACGCCGCGGTGCCGTCGATGGGCGCGGTGCTGCACACGTTGAATCTGCGGTTGCCGCCGCAGCAGTTGGCGTGGATCGCCAACGATGCCGATGACCGGGTGGTCATCGTCGATGACACGGTGCTGGGCGTGCTGGCGGCGGCGCTGCCGACGATGGCGTCGGTTCATACGGTGCTGGTCACCGGTGAGGGTGATCTGGCGCTGTTGGATGGTTGCGGGAAAACCGTGCTGCGCTACGAGGAGCTGGTGGCGGGCCAGCCGGAGACCTTCGACTGGCCCGATCTTGACGAGCGCGCCGCCGCGGCGATGTGCTATACGAGCGGCACCACCGGTCACCCGAAAGGAGTGGTTTACAGCCATCGCTCGACGTGGCTGCATTCGCAGGCCGCCTGCACGGCGAACGCGTTGGGCATCGGTCATGACGACACGGTGTTGGCCATTGTGCCGATGTTTCACGCCAACGCCTGGGGGCTGCCCTATGCGGCGATGATGGCCGGCGCGCAGCTGGTGTTGCCGGATCGGTTCTTGCAGGCCGCGCCGCTGGTGGAGATGATCGAGGCGACGAGGACGACGATGTCGGGTGCGGTGCCGACGATTTGGACCGACATCTTGCACTACCTGGGCGACAATCCCGGCCATGACTTGAGTTCGTTGAAGTTGGTGGCGTGCGGGGGATCTGCGGTGCCGCGGTCGTTGATGAGCGCGTTTGACGAGTTGGGCATCCGGATCGTGCAGGCGTGGGGTATGACAGAAACCTCGCCGCTGGCCTCGGTGGCCCTGCCGCGCCACACCGACCCCGCCGATACCGCGCAGCGACTGCGGGCGACGCAGGGTCGGGTGGTGGCCGGCGTGCAATCCCGCATCGTCGACGACACGGGCGTCGAACAGCCTTGGGACGGCGAGTCGGTCGGGGAGATCCAGGTGCGCGGTCCGTGGATCACCGAACGCTACTACGGCCAGGACACCGCAGCGGTTACTGCCGACGGGTGGCTGCCGACCGGTGATGTCGGCACGATCTCTGAGGATGCGTTCATCACGTTGACCGACCGGGCCAAAGACGTGATCAAGTCCGGCGGTGAATGGATTTCCTCGGTGGAACTGGAAAACGAATTGGCCGCGCACCCCGGGGTGCGTACCGCGGCGGTCATCTCCGTGCCCGACCCCAAATGGCAGGAACGGCCGCTGGCGGTCATCGTGCCACACGCCGGGCACACAGTCACCGCCGCGCAACTGGCGGACTTTCTGCGCGACCGAGTGGCCAAGTGGTGGCTGCCGGAGCGGTGGACGTTCGTCGCCGAGGTCCCGTTGACTTCGACCGGCAAGTTCGACAAAAAAACACTCCGCCGGCAGCACGCCGACGGCGCGTTGGTCATCGAGACCCTCGGTTGA
- a CDS encoding SCP2 sterol-binding domain-containing protein, which produces MAVFADEDEVYAYLGGIFRRGLDKEGLADKLAGSGVVLRVHYTDPDAVVTVDMPNKVVETGASSAAVPNVELFMSADMGNRFWLGKVNLTVAMATGTVRAKGPVAKLIKLIPQAKNLFPEYRLMLEAAQRRDLIDA; this is translated from the coding sequence ATGGCTGTTTTTGCTGATGAGGATGAGGTTTACGCCTATCTGGGTGGGATTTTCCGACGTGGGCTGGATAAGGAGGGGTTGGCTGACAAGCTGGCGGGTTCGGGGGTGGTGTTGCGGGTTCATTACACCGATCCGGATGCGGTGGTGACGGTGGATATGCCTAATAAGGTCGTCGAGACCGGTGCGTCGAGTGCGGCGGTGCCCAATGTGGAGTTGTTCATGTCGGCGGACATGGGAAACAGGTTCTGGTTGGGGAAGGTGAACTTGACGGTCGCGATGGCCACGGGCACGGTGCGGGCCAAGGGTCCGGTGGCCAAGTTGATCAAGCTGATACCGCAGGCCAAGAATTTGTTTCCGGAGTATCGGCTGATGTTGGAGGCCGCGCAGCGTCGGGACCTCATCGATGCGTGA
- a CDS encoding R2-like ligand-binding oxidase, with the protein MTRSDYGSLAEGGLNWDSLPLKLFAGGNAKFWDPAAIDFSRDRADWETLSDSERDLAVRLCAAFLAGEEAVTQDIQPFMAAMRAEGRLGDEMYLTQFAFEEAKHTQGFRLWLDAMGITDDLHGYHSPIYRKIFNEELSESLGALVADPSPAAQIRAATTYNHIVEGMLALTGYYAWHKICVDRGILPGMQEFIGRIGDDERRHMAWGTFTCRRHIAADDTNWSVFETRMQELIPLGVQMIEDLLAPYGEHIPFGLTVDELAKYATDKGMRRLGTIESARGRPVADIDVDYTPVQLEDEFADEDRKALAGASA; encoded by the coding sequence ATGACGAGGTCCGATTATGGTTCGCTCGCAGAGGGCGGGCTCAACTGGGATAGTCTGCCGCTCAAGCTTTTCGCCGGCGGTAACGCGAAATTTTGGGACCCGGCGGCCATCGACTTCTCCCGCGACCGGGCGGACTGGGAGACATTGTCAGACAGCGAACGGGACTTGGCGGTGCGGCTGTGCGCGGCTTTTTTGGCCGGCGAAGAAGCGGTCACACAGGACATCCAGCCGTTCATGGCTGCGATGCGGGCCGAGGGCCGGCTGGGTGACGAGATGTATCTGACCCAGTTCGCGTTCGAGGAGGCCAAGCACACGCAGGGATTTCGGTTATGGCTTGATGCCATGGGGATTACCGACGACCTGCACGGCTATCACTCCCCGATTTACCGGAAGATCTTCAACGAGGAGCTGTCCGAATCACTCGGCGCCTTGGTCGCGGATCCGTCACCCGCTGCCCAAATCCGTGCGGCCACAACTTACAACCACATCGTTGAGGGGATGCTGGCGCTGACCGGCTACTACGCCTGGCATAAAATCTGTGTAGACCGCGGCATTCTTCCCGGTATGCAGGAGTTCATTGGCCGTATCGGTGACGACGAGCGCCGCCACATGGCGTGGGGCACGTTCACTTGCCGGCGTCACATCGCCGCCGACGACACGAACTGGTCGGTGTTCGAAACGCGAATGCAGGAGCTGATCCCGCTGGGCGTGCAGATGATCGAAGACCTCCTGGCCCCCTACGGCGAGCACATCCCGTTCGGCCTGACCGTCGACGAGTTGGCCAAGTACGCGACCGATAAAGGGATGCGCAGGTTGGGGACCATCGAGAGTGCCCGAGGACGCCCCGTCGCCGACATCGACGTCGACTACACGCCGGTGCAACTCGAAGACGAATTCGCCGATGAAGACCGCAAAGCGCTGGCCGGCGCTTCAGCCTGA
- a CDS encoding TetR/AcrR family transcriptional regulator: MPTVTWARVDPARRAAVIEAAEAEFAAHGFSGGSLNVIARRALVAKGSLFQYFADKRDLYAFVADVASQRVRSYLEVRIRELDSSRPFFDFLTDLLDDWITYFAEHPRERALHAAASLEVDSEARVSVQTVVHRHYLEVLRPLVRDAHTRGDLNADADTAVLLSLLLLLFPHLALAPHVRGMDPVLGLDEPTPEQPHLAVRRLVSVMVAAFAPSSSPRSGPCDAMTELSRRQTAACT, encoded by the coding sequence ATGCCGACGGTTACGTGGGCGCGTGTCGATCCAGCCCGTCGCGCAGCCGTGATAGAGGCGGCCGAAGCCGAGTTCGCGGCGCATGGGTTTTCAGGCGGCAGCCTGAACGTGATCGCACGCCGTGCGCTAGTGGCCAAGGGGAGCCTCTTTCAGTATTTCGCTGACAAACGCGACTTGTACGCATTCGTCGCCGACGTGGCTAGCCAGCGGGTGCGGTCGTATCTGGAGGTCCGTATCCGCGAACTCGATTCGAGCCGGCCGTTCTTCGACTTCCTCACCGACCTGCTCGACGATTGGATCACGTATTTCGCCGAGCATCCTCGCGAACGTGCTTTGCACGCTGCCGCGAGCTTGGAAGTCGATAGTGAGGCCCGCGTCAGCGTGCAGACGGTGGTTCACCGCCACTACCTCGAAGTGTTGCGCCCTTTGGTGCGTGACGCGCACACGCGCGGTGACCTGAACGCCGATGCTGATACGGCCGTCTTGTTGTCCTTGCTGCTGCTGTTGTTTCCGCATCTGGCGCTGGCGCCGCACGTCCGCGGGATGGATCCGGTCCTCGGCCTTGATGAGCCCACACCGGAGCAGCCGCATCTGGCGGTGCGCCGCCTGGTGTCAGTCATGGTGGCCGCGTTCGCGCCGTCATCCTCGCCACGCAGCGGTCCATGCGATGCCATGACTGAGCTGTCCCGCAGGCAGACAGCAGCGTGCACATGA
- a CDS encoding acyl-CoA dehydrogenase family protein — MNLNSPWRTSELDAVRELAAKFCATELAPHRERFAQQHHVDRALWQRAGDLGLLCMSIPVEYGGGGGTFAHEAVLLEEQARIADSSWGAGLHSGIVAHYVLQYAQEELKQRWLPKMASGELIGAIAMTEPGTGSDLQNITTRAVAEGDDYVISGSKTFITNGQQADLVIVVAKTDPNHGASGISLIVVEADRPGFRRGHVLNKIGQHGQDTSELFFDAVRVPKSHLLGETEGQGFIQLMTQLPQERLIVAVGAVAAMETALQHTLRYTHEREAFGRNLFSFQNTKFTLAEAATETRIARVFLDHCICLHLDGKLDVQTVAMAKWWTTDHAMTVIDNCLQLHGGYGYMNDYPISRLWVDQRVQKIYAGTNEIMKEIIARSL, encoded by the coding sequence ATGAACCTCAACTCGCCCTGGCGCACTTCAGAACTCGACGCAGTCCGCGAGCTGGCTGCCAAGTTCTGCGCCACTGAACTCGCACCTCACCGGGAGCGGTTCGCCCAACAGCACCACGTTGACCGGGCGTTGTGGCAGCGCGCCGGAGATCTCGGCCTGCTGTGTATGTCGATACCGGTCGAATACGGCGGTGGCGGCGGAACTTTCGCCCACGAAGCAGTGTTACTCGAAGAGCAAGCCCGCATCGCTGACAGCTCGTGGGGCGCGGGCCTGCACAGCGGCATCGTCGCGCACTACGTCCTTCAGTATGCCCAAGAAGAATTAAAGCAGCGCTGGCTGCCTAAAATGGCTTCCGGCGAACTTATCGGTGCGATCGCGATGACCGAGCCCGGCACCGGCTCCGATCTGCAGAATATCACCACGCGAGCAGTAGCGGAGGGCGACGACTATGTGATCAGTGGCTCCAAAACTTTTATCACCAACGGTCAACAAGCTGACCTCGTAATCGTCGTCGCCAAAACTGATCCAAATCACGGAGCCAGCGGCATCTCGTTGATCGTCGTGGAGGCCGACCGGCCCGGGTTCCGCCGCGGGCACGTCTTGAACAAGATCGGCCAGCACGGCCAAGACACCTCCGAACTGTTTTTTGACGCGGTGCGCGTGCCCAAGTCCCACCTGCTCGGCGAAACCGAAGGTCAGGGTTTCATCCAGCTGATGACTCAGCTGCCACAGGAGCGGTTGATCGTCGCAGTCGGTGCCGTCGCCGCCATGGAAACGGCGTTGCAGCACACCTTGCGTTACACCCACGAACGAGAAGCGTTCGGCCGCAATCTGTTCAGCTTTCAGAATACCAAGTTCACGTTGGCTGAAGCCGCCACCGAAACCCGCATCGCGCGTGTCTTCCTCGACCACTGCATCTGTTTGCATCTCGACGGCAAGCTCGATGTGCAAACCGTAGCGATGGCGAAGTGGTGGACGACAGACCACGCGATGACCGTCATCGATAATTGCTTGCAGCTGCATGGCGGCTACGGATACATGAACGACTACCCGATTTCTCGTCTCTGGGTCGACCAGAGAGTCCAGAAAATCTACGCCGGAACTAACGAAATCATGAAAGAGATCATCGCGCGATCCCTGTAG